CAGCGTGGCTGCACTCAGTCGGCCTCATCGTCTTGTGCTTGTGCAACCAATACCAGCAAGGCGGCATCGCCACCAAACTCTTTGGGTGCCTGATGAAACGCCAATACATCAGGATGTTGTGCCAGCCACAACGGAGTTTGCTGTTTAAGTATGTGCTTGCCATGACCATGCATCACGCAGGCACAGTAAACATGCTCCCGCTGACAGGCAGCCAGCAGCGCGCCCAGTTCCTGTTTTGCTTCCAGTTGTGTTAACCCATGCAAATCGAGAAAAAGCTCGGGTGAGTAATCGCCCCGGCGCAGTTTCTTGAGTTCATAATGGTTGGCACCGGGGCGCATATAGCGCATCGGGCCATCGCTCTCCAGTTGCGGCTGAAATTCGTCAGAAAAATAGAAACTGGCATCCACCTGCTCCTGAAGCATGCGCCGGGGCGGTAGTGTCCCGGCTTTATGGCGCACCGGGCGATGGACGTAAGTATCCTGACGTAGTCGGCTGGCTCCCGATACCGAGGTGCGAAACAGCGCCTGAGCCTCCTCATCCAGCATAAATTTCTTTTTCATGCGTGCATCACTCTGTCATGTCGTGGTGTCTTGTCGCAATAGTCTACCTTTTTCCCTGCCGGTTACTAAAAAAAACCTCGTTTATGCCCTGTCGGCGTGCGCCCGGCGGTGGTGATATCTGCTGATTTGTCGCCGTCTTCATGGCAAACTACGGCTCTCACACAGAGAGCTGTCTGCGGAGGACAAACTTGGACAAAATTTTCGTCGATGAGGCAGTCAACGATCTGCACACCATGCAGGATATGCTGCGCTGGGCTGTAAGCCGTTTTAACGCGGCCGGTATTTACTACGGACATGGCACCGACAACCCCTGGGATGAAGCGTTGCAACTGGTGTTACCCAGTTTGTTTTTACCTATTGATATTCCAGAGGATATGTACGGTGCCCGGCTCACTGCCAGCGAGCGGCATCGTATTGTCGAGCGGGTGATTCGCCGTGTGAATGAGCGTATTCCGGTCGCCTATCTGACGAATAAAGCCTGGTTCTGCGGACTGGAATTCTACGTGGATGAGCGGGTGCTGGTGCCGCGCTCACCGATTGGTGAGCTGATTCATCAGCGCTTTGAGTCGCTGATAGCGATTGAGCCTCGCCATATTCTCGATTTGTGCACCGGTAGCGGTTGTATTGCGATTGCCTGTGCTCAGGCTTTTCCCGAAGCGGAAGTGGATGCTGTTGATATCTCAGCGGATGCGCTGGCGGTAACCGAGCAGAACATCCAGCAGCATGGCATGGAATATAACGTGACACCGATCCGTTCTGATCTGTTCAGCTCACTGCCTGCATTGCATTATGACCTGATTGTTACCAATCCGCCGTATGTGGATGAAGAAGACATGGCCGATTTGCCGCAAGAGTACCGCTTTGAGCCGGAGCTTGGGCTGGCGGCAGGCAGCGATGGGCTGAAACTGGTGCGCCGTATTCTGGCTTATGCACCGGATTACCTGAGTGATGACGGCGTGCTGATTTGCGAAGTGGGCAACAGCATGGTGCACCTGATGGATCAGTACCCGGATATTCCGTTTACCTGGCTTGAATTTGATAACGGTGGCGACGGGGTATTTATGCTGACTCGCAGCCAACTGCTGGAGTGTGCCGAGCACTTCCGCTTGTACCGTAATTAACCGATATCACCGTTATACGGCATCGTTGCCGTTAACGGTGTCACCGCCGATGACCGTGTTAACGGGTGCACAAGCCTGTGTGGCCCGGCACTAAGTTTTTGAATGCTAAGGAGCCGTGATGGCAGGAAACAGTATTGGTCAGTTTTTCCGTGTCACCACTTTTGGTGAATCCCACGGTGTTGCGCTGGGATGTGTGGTAGATGGTGTACCGCCGGGCATAGCCCTGACTGAAGCCGATTTGCAGCACGATTTAGACCGTCGCCGTCCAGGCACCTCGCGCTACACGACGCAGCGCCGTGAACCGGATCAGGTGCGGATCCTGTCTGGCGTGTTTGAAGGGGTGACAACCGGTACCAGTATCGGCCTGCTGATTGAAAATACCGATCAGCGCTCTCAGGATTACAGCGCGATTAAAGACCTGTTTCGCCCGGGTCATGCCGACTATACCTATGAGCAAAAATATGGCTTGCGCGATTACCGTGGCGGCGGGCGTTCTTCCGCCCGTGAAACCGCGATGCGAGTGGCGGCCGGTGCCATTGCCAAAAAGTACCTGCAACAGCGGCATGGCGTGCAAATTCGCGGTTATCTGTCGCAGATGGGGGATGTCGTTTGTACCCTGAAAGACTGGGCTCAGGTTGAGCAGAACCCGTTTTTTTGCCCTGACCCGGAGAAAATCGACGCGCTGGATGAACTGATGCGGGCGTTGAAAAAAGAGGGGGATTCTGTCGGTGCCAGGGTTACTGTTGTGGCTGATGCCGTGCCACCGGGGCTGGGTGAGCCGGTATTTGACCGTCTCGATGCCGATATTGCCCATGCGCTGATGAGTATCAACGCGGTGAAAGGGGTTGAAATTGGCGATGGGTTCGCGGTGGTCAATAAGCGCGGCAGTGAAAACCGCGATGAAATTACCCCGCAAGGCTTTTTGAGCAACCATGCGGGCGGCATTTTAGGCGGCATCAGCAGCGGTCAGTCGATTGTGGCGCATCTGGCGCTCAAACCGACCTCCAGCATTACCGTGCCGGGGCGCACCATTACTCGAGATGGCGACGCGACAGAGATGATAACGCGTGGTCGTCACGACCCCTGTGTCGGGATTCGTGCGGTGCCGATAGCGGAAGCGATGATGGCCATCGTGTTGATGGATCATTTGCTGCGCCAGCGGGCACAGTGCGGGGATGTAAACTCATCGGTGCCGCGTTGGTAATCCTTTGTGTGACAGAGCGCAACGGGGCTGACAGGCGCGTTGCGCATCTGAATTATCACCGGTGAACTCACAGACAGAGTAGGCATAGTCAATATCAATGAAAATACACTGGATTGGGATGGCCGCCTGGCTATTGAGCAGCGTGGCGCTGGCGAAAACACCGTGGCAGGAGATAACGCACCCGGTGGCCGGTTCGCCACAGTCGATAGGGGCATTTGCCAATGGCTGCATTATTGGCGCACAGCCGCTGGCGTTGCAGTCACCGGATTATCAGGTGATGCGCGTCGATCAACGGCGCTATTTTGGTCACCCGGATTTGCTTTTATTCATCAAACGCTTAAGTGAAAATGTGCGCCGTAGTACCGGTGGAACGGTATTGATTGGGGATATGGGCATGCCTGCGGGCGGGCGTTTTAGCAGCGGCCATGCCAGCCATCAATCGGGACTGGATGTGGATATCTGGCTGCAATTGCCGCGTCAGCGCTGGAGTCAGCAGCAACTGCTGGAGCCGCAACCGCTCGATTTGGTACTGGCGGATGGTAAAAATGTTAACCCGCGCCTGTGGTCGCCCGATGTGATGAAACTGGTGAAGACGGCGGCGCAGGATAATGACGTAACGCGCATTTTTGTTAACCCTGCTATTAAGAAGCAACTGTGTCTGGATGCCGGCAGCGATCGTAACTGGTTACACAAGGTGCGCCCCTGGTTTGCGCACCGCGCGCACATGCATGTTCGGCTGCGTTGCCCGGCAGATAGTCTTGAGTGTCAGGAGCAAGACGCACCACCGGCCGGAGATGGCTGCGGCGCAGAATTAAACAGTTGGTTCCAGCCGCATAAACCGGGTGCGCAGGCACCGGCTAAAACCACGCCGCCACCACTGCCTCCATCATGTCAGGCGTTACTTAACAGACACTTCAGCGCGGAATAATTCATGGAATGGTTTGTTGTCGGGTCAGATGTTCTGGCCCTGTTGTTTCTCGCCAGCGTGATTGCCGGTTTTGTTGATTCGATTGCTGGCGGCGGCGGTTTGTTGTCGATTCCCGTATTGCTGGCCGCCGGGTTATCACCGGCACAGGTGCTGGCGACCAATAAACTACAGGCGGTGGGCGGTTCGTTTTCTGCCAGCCTCTATTTTATTCGTCGCCGTGCCGTAGATATGGACGTGTTGCGACTGGCGGTGCCGCTGACCTTTATCGGTGCCGTATTCGGTGCCTGGCTGATTCAGCAAATCCATGCCGATTTTTTGCGTAAACTGCTGCCCGTGCTGGTGATTGGGATCGGACTCTATTTTTTGCTGATGCCAAAAATTGGTGAAGGCGATCGCCACGCGCGGGTCGGGATGTTGACGTTCTCTGTGCTGGGCGGAGCGTGCGTTGGCTTTTATGACGGTTTCTTCGGGCCGGGTGCCGGTTCATTCTACGCGCTGGCGTATGTCACGCTGCTGGGTTTTAACCTGTCAAAAGCGACCGCTCACGCCAAAGTGCTCAACTTTACCTCGAACTTCGGCAGTCTGTTATTCTTCATGCTGGGCGGGCAGGTGGTTTGGGGCGTGGGGCTGGTGATGCTGATCGGGCAGATTATTGGTGCCCGGCTGGGAGCCAGGATGGTGCTGACACGCGGCCAAAAACTGATTCGCCCGATGCTGGTTATCATGTCCGCCCTGATGAGTATTAAATTGATCCACGATAATCACGGCAGCGAGATTGCCCGCTGGCTGGGACAGCTATTCTGATGACAACCTTGACGAAAGATTCCGTGGTGCAAACCACAACACCGCACCATTACGAACAACTGATCACGCTGTTTAACCACTGTTTTAGCGGCGCTTATAACACCCGGCTGGTAAAAGGCGATGATGAGCCGATTTATCTGCCGGCGGATGCCGGGACGCCCTATCACCGCATTGTGTTTGCCCACGGGTTTTACGCCAGCGCAATGCACGAAATTTCACACTGGTGTATTGCGGGTGACGCGCGGCGTCAACAGGTGGATTTCGGCTACTGGTACTGCCCCGATGGCCGTGATGCACAAACGCAGTCTCAGTTTGAAGTGGTGGAGATAAAACCGCAGGCGCTGGAGTGGATGTTCTGTGTTGCGGCGGGGTTTCCTTTTAATGTCAGTTGCGACAACCTTGAGGGGGATGTCGAGCCCGACCGCATCGATTTTCAGCGCCGGGTTCATGCGCAGGTGATTATCTATCTGCAACAGGGCGTGCCTGAGCGCCCGGCGCGTTTCATCAAGGCGTTGCAGGATTTCTATCACACCGCGCCGCAGACGGCAGCAGATTTTCCTTACCCCGAAGACCTGTGATGACGGGCAGTAAGACGATAACAAAAACCGGCAATTTAACTTAAGGATCACCAATGATCGCAGATTTTGAGGCGCGTATCCTGACGCTGATTGACAACATGGTCGAGCACGCCAGCGATGATGAGCTGTTTGCCAGCGGCTACCTGCGCGGCCACCTGACGCTTGCCGTCGCACAAGTCGAAGCGCACGGCGAGCAGACGGCGCAGGCACTCTATGACCGGGTGCAGGAGAGCGTGCGTCAGGCCATCGACAACGGCGAACTGTCACCGCCGGATCAAGTGCTGGTCACGCAGGTGTGGGATTCGCTATACCAGCAGGCACAGCCGTAAGATAACACCCCGCTCAGGGGTGTTTTTTTGCCGGTCATTCTGATAAGCGCCGTTTTCGGGCGGTGTCTGGCATCACCCGTCGCGCTCAGACCGAGCGTTGGGCATTATGGCGCGGGTAACGAGGCCTGTTTACGCAACCGGAACAACAATGCCTGGCGGGCATGGGCGACGCGAGGCTGGCGTAACGCACTGGGTTGCCAGAGCAGGTAATAACTGCGACTGGCGCGCGCAACAGGTGCCGGGATCTCACGCAATTCCCCCCGTTCAATGTAAGGCGTGCAGAGATAGGCCGGCAGCGCACTCCAGCCAAACCCTTCGCGTAACAGGCTGCATAGCGCGCGTAAATCCTGACCGACCATCGCCGGGAGTAGCGTGGGGGCCTGAACGCGGTTGGTGCTAAACCAGTTATCAATCAGCGGCATTGTCAGGCTGTAGGCCAGAACCGGTTCGGTTTGCATCGCAGTCAGCATATCGGGGGTGTTGATGAGCCGGGTGACGACCGAAGGGGCGGCAACAGCCATGATTTCGTCGGTGAGCATCAACTCGCTTTTCAGGCGTTTATCTTGCGAAGGCGCAGCCGAAATCCCCAGATCGCAATATCCTTCAATCAGGCCCTGGGCGATGGCGTCGTAATCACCGGTTTGCATCCTGACACGTACGCCCACCTCCAGCAGCGGCAGTAACTGTTTGGCCACCACTTCGGCAAGAAAATCGGCATGCCCGATGATTTGCAGCGCACCAGCCAGCTCCAGTGAACGGGCTTTTGCCGACGCCAGGGCATTTTCCGCTTCATCCAGCCTGTCGCCGATATCCGCCGCCAGTTCATCGGCCACCGAGGTCGGCGTGACACCGCGCGTTTGGCGCTCAAACAACGGACGGCCAATTGACATCTCCAGACCGGCTATGTGCTGCGATACCGCCGGTTGGGTCAGGTTTAGCGTTCGCGCAGCGCCGCTGATAGAGCGCTGGCGGTATACCTCAATAAAGGTTCTCAGTCTGGCAATAGACATAGCTTACCCATAATTATTTTTATATCTATACCTAAGTATGCTAGTTGGTCACAACCAATTAACACGAGTAAAGTGCACTCCATCAAAGCATAACTGCTTGCGACGAGAAAAGTCGATTGCAGGATATAAAGAAAATTTATATCGAATAATACTGATCTCACAGGGCATTGCACACCATAGGATGATGCCATCATCAGGGCGAAAACGACATTGTTCGCCTGTGCTGAGATGATTGTGGGCAATGAATGTAGCGATGCGCTTTCCACTTTCGCGTTAGCGATGAAAGACGTCATACGATATTTGAGGAGTCATCACCATGCCATTAGCGCAAACGCACAATGATTTAAAAGCGATATTGCAGACCATGAAAAATGCCCACGTTGCACATGGCCCGGCTGATGCGGCACTGCGCCGTGACAGGCTGCTGCGTAGTGCCCGGCTGATTCGTGAAAATTATGTCTCACTGAGCCAGGCGATGGATGCGGATTTTGGTCATCGTAGCGTGTACCAGTCGCTGGTGGCCGATATGGCGA
This sequence is a window from Dickeya aquatica. Protein-coding genes within it:
- the smrB gene encoding endonuclease SmrB, which translates into the protein MKKKFMLDEEAQALFRTSVSGASRLRQDTYVHRPVRHKAGTLPPRRMLQEQVDASFYFSDEFQPQLESDGPMRYMRPGANHYELKKLRRGDYSPELFLDLHGLTQLEAKQELGALLAACQREHVYCACVMHGHGKHILKQQTPLWLAQHPDVLAFHQAPKEFGGDAALLVLVAQAQDDEAD
- the prmB gene encoding 50S ribosomal protein L3 N(5)-glutamine methyltransferase, whose protein sequence is MDKIFVDEAVNDLHTMQDMLRWAVSRFNAAGIYYGHGTDNPWDEALQLVLPSLFLPIDIPEDMYGARLTASERHRIVERVIRRVNERIPVAYLTNKAWFCGLEFYVDERVLVPRSPIGELIHQRFESLIAIEPRHILDLCTGSGCIAIACAQAFPEAEVDAVDISADALAVTEQNIQQHGMEYNVTPIRSDLFSSLPALHYDLIVTNPPYVDEEDMADLPQEYRFEPELGLAAGSDGLKLVRRILAYAPDYLSDDGVLICEVGNSMVHLMDQYPDIPFTWLEFDNGGDGVFMLTRSQLLECAEHFRLYRN
- the aroC gene encoding chorismate synthase, which produces MAGNSIGQFFRVTTFGESHGVALGCVVDGVPPGIALTEADLQHDLDRRRPGTSRYTTQRREPDQVRILSGVFEGVTTGTSIGLLIENTDQRSQDYSAIKDLFRPGHADYTYEQKYGLRDYRGGGRSSARETAMRVAAGAIAKKYLQQRHGVQIRGYLSQMGDVVCTLKDWAQVEQNPFFCPDPEKIDALDELMRALKKEGDSVGARVTVVADAVPPGLGEPVFDRLDADIAHALMSINAVKGVEIGDGFAVVNKRGSENRDEITPQGFLSNHAGGILGGISSGQSIVAHLALKPTSSITVPGRTITRDGDATEMITRGRHDPCVGIRAVPIAEAMMAIVLMDHLLRQRAQCGDVNSSVPRW
- the mepA gene encoding penicillin-insensitive murein endopeptidase, whose amino-acid sequence is MKIHWIGMAAWLLSSVALAKTPWQEITHPVAGSPQSIGAFANGCIIGAQPLALQSPDYQVMRVDQRRYFGHPDLLLFIKRLSENVRRSTGGTVLIGDMGMPAGGRFSSGHASHQSGLDVDIWLQLPRQRWSQQQLLEPQPLDLVLADGKNVNPRLWSPDVMKLVKTAAQDNDVTRIFVNPAIKKQLCLDAGSDRNWLHKVRPWFAHRAHMHVRLRCPADSLECQEQDAPPAGDGCGAELNSWFQPHKPGAQAPAKTTPPPLPPSCQALLNRHFSAE
- a CDS encoding sulfite exporter TauE/SafE family protein; this translates as MEWFVVGSDVLALLFLASVIAGFVDSIAGGGGLLSIPVLLAAGLSPAQVLATNKLQAVGGSFSASLYFIRRRAVDMDVLRLAVPLTFIGAVFGAWLIQQIHADFLRKLLPVLVIGIGLYFLLMPKIGEGDRHARVGMLTFSVLGGACVGFYDGFFGPGAGSFYALAYVTLLGFNLSKATAHAKVLNFTSNFGSLLFFMLGGQVVWGVGLVMLIGQIIGARLGARMVLTRGQKLIRPMLVIMSALMSIKLIHDNHGSEIARWLGQLF
- a CDS encoding elongation factor P hydroxylase, with the protein product MTTLTKDSVVQTTTPHHYEQLITLFNHCFSGAYNTRLVKGDDEPIYLPADAGTPYHRIVFAHGFYASAMHEISHWCIAGDARRQQVDFGYWYCPDGRDAQTQSQFEVVEIKPQALEWMFCVAAGFPFNVSCDNLEGDVEPDRIDFQRRVHAQVIIYLQQGVPERPARFIKALQDFYHTAPQTAADFPYPEDL
- a CDS encoding YfcL family protein translates to MIADFEARILTLIDNMVEHASDDELFASGYLRGHLTLAVAQVEAHGEQTAQALYDRVQESVRQAIDNGELSPPDQVLVTQVWDSLYQQAQP
- a CDS encoding LysR family transcriptional regulator — encoded protein: MSIARLRTFIEVYRQRSISGAARTLNLTQPAVSQHIAGLEMSIGRPLFERQTRGVTPTSVADELAADIGDRLDEAENALASAKARSLELAGALQIIGHADFLAEVVAKQLLPLLEVGVRVRMQTGDYDAIAQGLIEGYCDLGISAAPSQDKRLKSELMLTDEIMAVAAPSVVTRLINTPDMLTAMQTEPVLAYSLTMPLIDNWFSTNRVQAPTLLPAMVGQDLRALCSLLREGFGWSALPAYLCTPYIERGELREIPAPVARASRSYYLLWQPSALRQPRVAHARQALLFRLRKQASLPAP